The genomic stretch CGTACTACGGCGTGATCGGTGGGTGGACCGTCCGCTACGCATTCGAGGCCTTCTTCGTGGGCTTCGCCGAGGACGCCGGCGCGCATTTCGGCGCGGTCTCCGAGGGGCACGGAAGCCTTGCCATGCAGGTCCTCTTCATGGTCGTGACGATCGCGATCGTTTCGGGCGGGATCGGCGCGGGGATCGAACGCGTGGCGAAGGTCGCGATGCCCGGGCTCTTCCTGATCATGCTGGGGATCGTCGTCTACGCGGGGAGTCTCGACGGGGCGGGCGCGGGCTACGCCTACTACCTGAACTTCGATCTCGAGAAGGCCCTCGCCCTCGACGTAGTCGTGGCCGCCGCAGGGCAGGCCTTCTTCAGCCTGAGCCTCGGCATGGGCGCCATCCTGACCTTCGCGAGCTATCTCCCGCGCGAGAGCAATCTCAGCCGCGAGACCGTCGTGATCTCGCTCGCGGACTTCGGGGTCGCGTTCGTCGCGGGCCTGATGGTCTTCCCGCTGATCTTCGCCCTGGGCATGCAGAGCGAGATCTCGGGCGGAACGATCGGGGCGCTCTTCGTCGCGCTCCCGAAGGCCTTCGCGTCGATGGGACCGATCGGCCGCGTCGTGGGGGGCGCGTTCTTCGTCGCGCTGGTCGTGGGCGCGCTCACCAGCGCGATCTCGCTGCTCGAGGTCGTGGTCTCCGCGGCCATGGACGCCTTCGGTTGGACCCGCCGGCGCGCGGCGCTGATCGGCGGGACGGCGGTGACGCTCTGTGGCGTGTGGTCCGCCTACGACATCGCCATCCTCGACCTCGCCGACAGCGTCGCGACCAATCTCTTCCTCGTGGGAGGCGGCCTCGCGATCGCGATCTTCGTCGGCTGGGTGATGGACGATCCGATCGGCGTCGCGAGCGAAGGCGCCGAAGCGTCCTTCGTCCACGAGGCGTGGCGGGGGCTGCTCCGCTTCGTCGTGCCCGCCGCGCTCGTGTTCATTCTCTGGAATTCGCTGCCGGAGACCTGGGCGAAGATCACGGGCGTGCTCGGCGGCTGACGCTCGCGCCGCGCCGTAGGCCCGGCTCGCCCGTGGCGCTACGCTCCGCGCTCACCTGCCACGGGAGCGCATCCATGCCCAGCATCTTCACGCAGATCATGAACGGCGACATGCCCGGCCACATCGTCTGGAGCGACGACGTGTGCATGGCCTTTCTGACCATCGCGCCGCTCAAGCCGGGCCATACCCTCGTCGTTCCGCGGGAAGAGGTGGACGGCTGGACGGATCTCGCGCCCGAGGTCATGCAGCACCTGACCGGCGTCGCCCACTCGATCGGTCGCGCTCTCGACAAGGCCTACCAGCCCGAGAAGGTGGGACTCACGATCCTCGGTCTCGAGGTGCGCCACGTCCATCTCCACGTCTCCTGCATCTGGAAGCCGACGGATCTCGACTTCGGCAACGCCGACGCCAACGCCTCGCCGGAGTCGATCGCCGAGGCCGCGGAGACCGTGCGCGGGGCGCTGCGTGACCTCGGATTCGGCGACCGCGTCGTCGACGCCGCCGGCTGACCACGAGCGCGCGTCGGCTCCAGGCACGACCGGGTGAAGCCGAGGGGATGAGCATGAGGCAGGCGGCACGATTCTCTCTGAGCGGGTTTCTCGTGGTCGGGCTCGCGGCCGCGATCTCCGGGTCCTTCG from bacterium encodes the following:
- a CDS encoding sodium-dependent transporter, which translates into the protein MAGASASREPSREQWQTRWGFLLAAVGSAVGLGNMWRFSYLAAEKGGAGFVGLYLIFTLLLGLPVMLAELTIGRGARRGPISALAHFGGDRWRWLGAVFVAAGFVILSYYGVIGGWTVRYAFEAFFVGFAEDAGAHFGAVSEGHGSLAMQVLFMVVTIAIVSGGIGAGIERVAKVAMPGLFLIMLGIVVYAGSLDGAGAGYAYYLNFDLEKALALDVVVAAAGQAFFSLSLGMGAILTFASYLPRESNLSRETVVISLADFGVAFVAGLMVFPLIFALGMQSEISGGTIGALFVALPKAFASMGPIGRVVGGAFFVALVVGALTSAISLLEVVVSAAMDAFGWTRRRAALIGGTAVTLCGVWSAYDIAILDLADSVATNLFLVGGGLAIAIFVGWVMDDPIGVASEGAEASFVHEAWRGLLRFVVPAALVFILWNSLPETWAKITGVLGG
- a CDS encoding HIT family protein; this translates as MPSIFTQIMNGDMPGHIVWSDDVCMAFLTIAPLKPGHTLVVPREEVDGWTDLAPEVMQHLTGVAHSIGRALDKAYQPEKVGLTILGLEVRHVHLHVSCIWKPTDLDFGNADANASPESIAEAAETVRGALRDLGFGDRVVDAAG